The genomic stretch taaataaaaaacatgtaATGCTAATCATTCCTCGAGTCTACCCGGGTTAAGATTTAACTCAATGAAAGGGTGCTAATAATAAAGTTGAAGAAACTCTGATTTATTAGTTTCAAAATTGATAGAGAAATAGTGAgtgagaaaagaaaagagagaaaaagaaaaatagaaaaaggagAGATTTTTGAAGTAAATGCTGTGAGAAAAAAGAAAGGCTTGTGGTATTGGTTAGTTAAGAGACAAAAGCAAGGAGCGGGTTTGTAACTGAAAAGTGAGAGAAAATGAGTTGAATTCCTGCATCCACTCCACAAAAACACACACTACTAGCATTTGTTGCACTCCTCCAAAGCTGTTAGAGACACACACAtttaaagagagagaaaaatccTTGTCCGAGAAAGAGAGGGATAGGATTTCTTTGTGTATGAATGAGGATGGAAAAGTTTTGCCTTTGATTATTGATGTTAAACGGGGTAGGTTGAAAGTGAGGGAGAGGAGGAGctttaatttttctctttctttcttcttctagCATCAAAGGCTCgaccttttttatattttggtgtTTTGTTCTGTCTATACTTATCGTTAGTTGAAGTTTCAGAGAGACCCTTTTCCCCCTTtcttttcaatttcaatttttttgtgtttttgctCTGTTTCTGTGAGCTTTGAATGGCGCATGCTGATGGCCTGATAAGTGGAGGCTCTCATGAAAGAGGTGAGTAAAATGTTTCATcttttttgggttttttttttaaaatttttattcttcttttttttccctaCAAAAAAAGAAAGGCttgcaaaattttatttttgtacagCATAATTTGATTCTTGGCTGGTTTCTGTCAATTTCATTccctattactattatttttcaaatagtgctttgatattttgattatttgacCGAAAGTTTTGCCTTTGGAACTTGAGTGAATGTTTTCATTATGTTTCAGTGTTTTTGGTAGCAGTTGATTTTGTGTTGTTACATTTAGTTTTCTATGTTGATGCGCCTTTCAAGTTTTATTCCACGAGAAACAAGAAGCAAATAAGCTTTAGTTGAGATGTTTGGTTTTGAAGTTGAAAGTGCtttgaattttgattattgGACTTATTTGATTGATCTTTGGTAGGTGTGGGAGGTGATGATCTGTACACAGAGCTATGGAAGGCATGCGCGGGGCCTTTGGTGGATGTTCCTCGTGTGGGAGAAAGAGTTTACTACTTTCCTCAAGGTCACATGGAACAAGTAAGCCTCTCCCTTTGCCCCGTCTCCTAATACTATTTCGCTGCAATTTGGTTTACGAGCGTATTAATCCACAGTTAGAGGCATCCACAAATCAGGAACTGAATCAACAAATCCCTCATTTCAATCTCCCTCCTAAGATCCTTTGCCGTGTTGTTTACATTCAGTTAAAGGTATTGTTTTCTGCATAGTCCTTCTAGTTAGGTCACTTTTGTTCTTCTGTTTTGTCTCAAAATTTACATTTGTTATGGTGGCTTGAATTTATAGGCTGAGCCAGAAACAGATGAAGTTTATGCCCAGATCACTTTGCAGCCGGAACCAGATGTAAGCACTCTGTGATGTTAATGAATGTATTGAACGTATTGTATGAATAACGTCTGTGGATCATGCATGTATATTCTTGTAGCAAACTGAGCCCACGAGCCCGGATCCATCCCCACCGGATCCTCCAAAGCCATCTGTTCAATCTTTTTGTAAGATTTTGACAGCATCTGATACAAGCACACATGGGGGTTTCTCTGTCCTTCGGAAGCATGCAAATGAATGCATTCCTCCATTAGTGAGTAACTTTTCTAGTAGTTTATATGCGACGTGCATCAGTTTGAAACACAGAAGATACTGCTAGCAGATGATTTGTGACAGAAGGAAACATAGTTAATCACCAATTTTGTTTGTGATATTTCTGATTCCTAGGATATGAGCCAACCAACCCCAACCCAGGATTTGGTTGCCAAAGATCTACATGGCTACGAGTGGCGTTTCAAGCACATATTCAGAGGTGATAAGTCTACATGTACACTTGCATTTTACTTTCTTAGCTCTCACTTCTTTTGGATTTGATGCCAAACGTCGTGGATGGAGAAACTTATCATGTACGTTCTTAAGAAAATGCACATACCCCTTTTTAACCCTTGCTGGAGCTCCAATTTGCTTCTCGTCAGGTCAACCGAGGAGACACTTACTTACTACTGGATGGAGTATGTTTGTCACCTCAAAGAGATTGGCTGCTGGTGATTGCTTTGTTTTCTTGAGGtattctttcattttatttcattgcGTGCTTACTGAATGCAGCTTCACAATGAACTTTTGAATCTGAACTCTGAATCACAGGGGTGATAATGGGGAATTGCGTGTTGGCATACGCCACCTTGCTCGACATCAGAGCTCAATGCCACCCTCTGTCATTTCCAGCCAAAGCATGCATCTTGGCGTGCTTGCAACTGCATCACATGCTATTACAACACAAACCTTATTCGTGGTCTACTACAAACCACGGTATTTCTTTTTTGCATACTTGCATTTTCTTACTGCTGCATCTTTATGAGATTCTTGCTTCATTGTGTGCACTCCACGAGCAGGACAAGTCAGTTCATTATCGGGCTGAATAAATACCTAGAGGCTATGAAACATGGATTTTCAGTCGGCATGCGTTTCAAAATGAGATTTGAAGGAGAAGATTCACCCGAGAGAAGGTTTTAATATTTCTGATTTCCCGCATTTTCGTTACTTGATCCCCCAACTTGATTGCTCTGATATCAATGGTACAAAACTACATATTTTCAGGTTCACAGGCACTATTACTGGATTTGGAGACTTCTCTTCACAGTGGACTGAATCTGCATGGCGTTCGCTCAAGGTTACTATAAATTTCAAAACCATAGCTTATTTCatgggaaaaaataaaataaaatttcactcTTTGAAGAGTATATGTTTCTCTATCAGGTGCAATGGGACGAACCTGCGACTATACTGCGGCCAGACAGAGTCTCACTATGGGAGATCGAGCCCTTTGTAGCTTCGGCTTCTGTTGATGCATCACAACCAGCTATGAAAATCAAAAGGCCTCGACCTCTTGATCTACCTCTTAACGGTATAGAACATTATAACATATTTTCATCATATATTTACACTAGTTTATACCTTTGTTTGATTGGTGAGACCTGTCCTTGATGTAGAAACTACTACTGCTTCTGCTGCATCTCCTGTCTGGTATCAGAAATCAACCACGTCCCTCGAACTGAGCCACCTAACTAGTAATTCCGACGTTCAAAGCAGCGAAAAACAAGTTTTCTGGCCTCCTAAGCAGAAAGATCATCATTGCAGCCTCCCAAGTGGTTCTCTGAGCTTGTTTCGAGAATCTACAAACGACAACAAAAATGTTTTGTTACATTATGCTCTTCCTAATTATCACTCTCCTGTGTCATCAGGGACAAGTAATTGTCCAGACCATATAAAAAGGTCAGAGACTGCACCTGCATGCCGTTTATTTGGCTTTGATTTGAGGAACAACTCGAACAAAATCCCCCCTCCATTGGAAACGGAAGCCCCTTTTCCTCGTCCAAGCACTATCCCGGACTGTGACTTGCCGCCTAAGAGGCCTGAAACTGATGAGAAACCAGGCGTCGACCTTTTGGCTTCATCAAAGGAAAGACACGATGCTCAAATGGAGGCCCATCCGAACGATACTCAGGGACCACAGGATTATGTTTCATCTTCAAGAACTCGGATCAAGGTAACCAATCCCTTTGATTAATGAAGTGCATGTAGAATTTAGTTATGACGGCTATCCCATTAGGTTCAAATGCAAGGGATTGCTGTGGGGCGTGGTATGGACTTGTCTGCTTTTCGTGGCTATGATGATCTCCTTGAGGAACTGGAGAGTATGTTTGATATCAAGGGAGAGCTTCGCCCTCGCAGAAAATGGGAGGTGGTTTACACCGACAATGAGGGAGACATGATGCTCGTGGGAGATGATCCTTGGAAGTAAGTAGTTCATCATGATATCTTAGAAAACTCTTTCATGATCAATtccaacatatatatatatttttattttgcagGGAATTCTGTAAGATGGCTAAGAAGATTTGCATCTATTCTAGTGATGAAGTGAAGAAGATGAGGCCGAGATGCAAGCTTCCTATATCATCATCAGAATGCGAAGCCACAACAATCATAAGTTCAGAATCACAACCTAAGTTAGAAGCATGAACTTAGTGTATCCTATTTCGCGTCTTTAATAATGGTTTAGATTCGGGGTATACTACGTGGTAGGGTAGGAGTGATGGTCGTTGCTTTGGTATGGTTAGTATTAGGTGAAGGAGGGATGGAAGTAGAAAGGCAGCATAGTCATCTGAATCTCTCAGGAAAACAAGATGAGTGCTGTTGTAAATACAGATGTTTGTGGGTGTTTAATCAAAGTTTATTAGGTAGATTTGGAACTGGTAATCGGTCCAAGGAATCTGGTGGGGTAGCTGAATTGGATATTTGTCTTTTGTCTGTTTTGGTTGCTGATTTATAGCTATATAATCAGTCTGTATAAATTGTATACTACTACATACTTTGTGTTTTGATTGATGTCTTTGCATTTTTGTGTGGACAGTTGCTTTTAGTTCTCAGTTTGTGCATTTAgttataatttgtttttatctGCATTTTTCAAATTAATCTGTGGTCCTCTGTTTCTCTACAGTTGGAAAATTATAGTGTGTAGGTAGGTTGTGTTCCAAGAAATATTGAATTATTACTAATAGTCTAGTACACATTTTTGCCCATCAAATGAAGCCCGTCAAGAAAAATGGTCCTATTTCGTACTGGGTTTGGGCCATACCCGGATTTATTTTGAGACTAACACGCAACGCCACACCTGATTACATAAATCATCTTGCGTATTAATTAGAGGATAAATATCTTACCACTATTCTATTTGTATTAATAACCAATTACTAATCtgtaatttaataaaattttaatttagatGATCAAATTAAATAAGATACATAGAAATTATATTATGAATCAATCTTGAATTATCTCGGGCGTTCAATATAATCAGACACAATTTGAAAACTGCCGGAGTTGCGCTCGGCGAGTCCCGCTACCGGGACCAACGCTTCTCCACGTTGCTGCTGCCTCAGCCATTCACGCCCATGTGCAGCCGTTGCTCCACATCGCTTCTGCCTCGGCCATTGTCAGCCAGAGCGCGTGAGTCTCCTAACAGAAGATCATCGACGTTGCTGGTTGCAAGCCCAACAGTCTTCTCCAGCAAGGACACGCCCTCGTCCAGCCTTCAAACACCAGCTTTCTCGGCATCTGGCACTTCGTGCATCTGCTGCTTGTTGCCCGACTCTGAGGCTGGCATGCTCGGCCTCATGCAACTTGGCGCGCGAGCGCCAGCTCCATGTGCTCGCCGAGTGTGCCCTTCGCGGTCGATTTTTGAGAGAAACAACACATAGCTAACAAAGAAACACATGTCTTCATGTAATTCAAATAACAGAAAATTAATCCACAGGCCCAAAAAGCTGACTCTGATACATACTGTTGGAGTTATGATGGACCATGACATTAATCACGTTCATATGCTAAACATATAATTGCAAATTAGAATAATGTGCAAAGAATTAAATCTTAACTAATGAATTTTATGGTTTTTACCAAGCAAATTCTCTAAAAATGGAATATGGCTTTTGCCACATGATGTTCTTTGTACTCAACCACAAAACTTCTAATATGTTTCCCTGCAGTCAGCAGTTTTTACACAATTTTAATCGTGTAAACTattcgaaacatgcttttcaataTTCTAATCTTAACAATGATCATcacaaaaaaaatgacaaaGTCACATCCAAGAACTAAGCAATATGGAGTAGTACAGAACAAAGTCAGTTGGCAGCAAGAACCACagatttttaatgaaaataaaattttaaaaagatcATACAACAATTATGTGACTGAAACCTTGATAATCTGCATACAAGTCTTCTCGTGCTTTTACAATGTAGAATGTAATTGTAAAAGATACTCGCATTTATGGAACATACAGAtttgagttaattttttttctcatggAGCTGCAGAATGACATCTGAATCTGACATTTATCTCTTCTTCTCAATCATAGTAGCAACTATCTGCAAATTAAGAAACAGAAGATAGTTTCAACAAGTCCAGCCATCAGAATCATAAGCATGAGATGATTGTGAATTACTATTATTCAATCTATTATCAAAGAAGAATCAACAGTGCGGGAGTAGTAGGTGGTAGGAGCAAAATACAGAATCATCAGAAGCTGGAAAGAGTGGAGTGGAAGCACGATGACACCCAAAGAGAGAGTTGAGGGGCACAAACTATAGAGGAAGTGCCTTAGCCACGAGTTTTCTACTATTCTTGTTAGTACAAGACGAGTTCACGTGCTAGGGGAAATGACACCAGAAATACACCATAAACACACATAGTATTGTGTTTATGAGATGGCAACAAAAGCAGGAACAAGACTAGATTCCACAGAAAGATATACAGTTATATATACACAGCCAACCATTGGTTTATTAGGCTATTCAGCAGTAATCCGAAGCATGGTAAGTTAGTAACAGATGAAACCAAGTGATCCAAGTACTACCAGATCAATTGTGAACTGACTGCACTTTGAACGGAGAAAAATGCGTCTAATGCAACATATGACTTACATCACTCATACAAGTCTTGGACCCTTGGTTGGATGTGCCGTAGGAGTCAAGTATAGGCCTTACCACAGCTGGAAGGAAGAGTCCTGCAAATTCCAAAATGCCACATCTCTTAGAAATGGATGTATCCTTTTCACAAAATAAGAGGACATAAATTGTTACTATAAAGATGTTTGCAACATTCTTTTGAAACATTGAGCAAGAGAGAATCCACAAAAAAGAAAGACCATTATCTCTTGAAACTTGAAAGCAAGATCGTACATATACTACACTTTCCATTCTACACACAAGGacttaataattaaaaaaaattctggCTTGAACATATATTAAATCTTCGAAATTGTAGTGCATTGAAACAATCCAGCCTTTTAATTTCCCCTAATTTCTGGGACAAGGTCAAAGAAAAGAGCAGTTCACCAAATTTGGAATGTGAAAGAAGATTTGATTATAATAACAATACGGTCTTGAGCGTATGTCAAATCTGCGATTCCAAATTGCATGGTAGCAACAACCAAAATTGAATTTTGTAACAATCACATATTGATCTGAAGCTGGATTTAGGGTATGTGGAATAAAAACAACAGCTAATGATTGACTCGGCAATTCAAAATCCATTAGATCTAACTGTAATGTACTAATGTAATAGCACTGGTGAATTAAGCAAAACGGAATCCAGCTTCAGCCATGGAATTCGGTATGCGCTTAGAGCTGGCATCAAGATGAATGCAGATAACGGTTAGAATTAGATGGAAATACAGACCAACTCCGGCGATGAGGCAAGAAGCCGCCACAACAGGCTCTTGCACCACGAACATCTTCAGCTTCTGCATCACCGCCATCTTTCCAATTTCTCACTCTGTAATTGTATACGTGCGTGGGTTTGTGcctgtttggttcatgagactAAATAATAGGGAGATATAATATGGGATAGGTTAGAATGGACCTTGAATTTAGAAATATTGATTGGTTGAATAAATTATGTGTAAGATAATTTTAGTATAATGTTTGATAGGGAGTACTAAATTATGGAAGCTCATGAAACTATGGGAACATAATCACTGTTGGAGGATAAACTCAAAAGCAAAAAAATAGAATGGAAAATTACGGATTATTGTAAATAACATAAAGTAAAATTATAGCAAAAGCATTTAATTTTTACCACCTCCTCCAAAACCATTCCTCAAAAACATACAGTATTTAATTTCATTCATTTAGGCCACTCGCAACGCGACTCGTGGGTGGCTCGTATCTCATCCCGCTGAGACGAAACGACGGCGATAAGCGTTGCAGCGCCCTGTCTCGTCCCGGTCTTGCCGAGACGCCCATCCCACCGAGACACctcgcgggctgtctcgccacgcgcttgcgcgacgtggcgcgctccggcgccatgcgtgacgcccactcgttgGCCCGCGAGTGAGCTTTGTCACGctaacgcaataaatcattttttttaaattcgaatttaattaaaaaataataataataataaaaaatcaaaaatggtaatattaccgtttttcgaccgttttcctttttttattatttatattttttactctataaatactcctatttcatcctcatttcacaaacaaaacacgtcaaatcctccaaatcatctccatttcctctccaattttcatttaacctctcatcacaaaatgttcgGCAACGGAAACTCTGGCAGTgacggctccggcgggtttgacatcaatgcgtttggcgactggggggcatgtacaacgtgttgggtggttccggttcatcTACGTCGGGCACCcagggctcgtcgacgccggagGGGTagcaaccaccccattttgatgtggatgcacaCGCTCGTCCCTTCGTACCGAGGTATTCGcatggattatcccaaattcgaGAGGATTATCTGGATGAACCctatccggaaggaggacgagtcggtggaagctccagggcattcgacgccgtggaggaagaggcggaggcggccgaggaggatgaggatgtaggccggcatccgtacagccgcaaggacacgatggcggtgtacaatgCCTGGTtcaacgtctcgtacgatcccatcgttgggaatcaacaatcccggaagtgcttctgggaaaaggtcaccgaggcctgcAACGAGATCAAGCCAAgagggtcccgccgccgcacattgaagatgctctgagctcactttgaccgagttgCCATggaggtcaaaaaattatgcggcatctacaagaacgaagcggctcattaccaaagcggagccacaggagccgacattctgagatcggctttgcgagtctacttcgacgacaccggcaaagaattAAGACATGTCGATGTCTgagaggccgtcaaagacgaggaaaggtgggtcgacggtgtgcggtccagctcgggctcgacctcgaagtgcacgaagcacacggcgggtggccaatactcgtctaatGGGAGCGGTttgggcagcgccgcacaagaggctgcctcgcaggaggttgagggcatgGCAGACGATGCCAGGGGGTCATCCCGtgtgcgccgtcggccgcaagggaccaaggcggcgaaggcggctagaggaaggaggggccgaggcgaatcaagccaagcgggctcgggctcgggctcgaacaccctattgtccatctacttgaccgccacgatggcggacacttcccgcatgacgcctccacaataccaagcccatcttgccggaattgagtatatggcaagacaacttggtattctgcctccaggtagcttgagtgcaccgccactaCCTTCGGGAGATGATTTGctggcggagtagtttttttaatttctataaaattgtattttaaattatatattttgtttagttattttgtcacgaatttaattatgtatttttttaggattttaagttgtatttttattttatttaatgaagtgtgttttttattaattgaatttgttggaaaaaaataaaaaatgaaattgaatgaatagtaagttaagagatgatttaagagacggataagagatggagggttgcgggttctgtctcttagttaagagatggagtgaaaagtacagtgggacccatgaatagttaagggatgagacggttaagagacggataagagacagcgttgcggatggcatTAACACGACTACCCATTTCTCCAAATTTTTCACAGCAGTTCTTCTCATACTAGGAATTAGGAAACAATCCACACCCACAGAAATAAATCGATCAAAATAATCCATTGCATAGCTGGTGGTGCACGGCGCGGTGAAGCAGAAGTGGAAGAGAAGAGAGATGCGAcaattttagtcataggggttGGGCCGAGATGAATAGTCGCGAGATTAGGGTGAAAAATAATCAGTCGAGACGGGCCATGATAAAGGAGACGTGGGCCGAGTGATAACTCTGTCATAGTAACCGAACGTCGGATAATCCGGTGACTGAGATTGAGTCAAGTGGAGTAGCGGCATCCGAACGGGCACTATTTGTATTTGGAGAAGTCGACCCAGATGGGGTTGGCGTTCGATTTTCGGTTTACTTATTTTTTGCCCTAATTGAATTCAACTGGAAAATTAAAAGTTTTGTGAATCTAAAAActgaatttgaaaatttgaaatacgAACTATAAAAATCAATCGAAAAGTAGGACTTCATAAATATacccaaaaaatctaaaaaatctGAAAAACCAAACTCGAAAAACCAAAATTGCActacataataaaaaattaaaaataaatgaaatctaaaattttatttttttataattaacaCAAAAATTATGCTCCATCTATCTCATTaaaatattgacattttttattttggtccgtcGCATAAAAATAACcccttttatatttttataatttctttCTATTTAATTATGTGAGCCTCATtattcactaacaatactacaattactttttctcttaatccatctcttactttatcatttttctttaaatCAGTGTCATTCCAAAATGTCCATATTTAtataggacgaagggagtatcgTATGAGCGGATTAACATATCCAAACAAgtacaatttttataaaatctaaatatgattacatttaatatataataaaaaaatttaattgaaatttagtTTTTGGGTTTTTTTCCAGTTTTATAGTTCTAATCGAACCGaatctaaaaattgaaattttccaaaatttaaaCCAGACATAAAAAAACCCAAATAAATCGAACTGCATTTTAAATATCGGTTTGGTTCAGATTAgatattcggttttcggttaTTTTTCTCACCCCCCAAGCAGAAGCCCAACATGGTTTTGAACCCTCCGTCGGTCATTTAAAGACACATTTTGACTCGGTTATTTTGACTTTACGAAGGAAATTAAGGAAACTAGTTGGTAAAATGTAGATTGcactattatttttatatattgctCCCCCATCTCTCAATAATTGACCCAATAATAATCAAACCCACATGATTTGTCACTTCTAATTGAAAGCAGACTCGTTGTAAACCCTAGAATATTAACACTAGTTGTCAAAGGAGAAATTAACATGTCTTAGTGGACCTAATTTGAATATCGATTACTATGAAATTGAGGGAACTAGTTGGTAGAATGTAGATtgcactatttttttatatataatactctctccgtctcttAATAATTGACCCAATAATATTTCAAACCCATATTATTTGTCACTCCTAATTGAAAGCTCCTCGTTGTAAACCGTAAAATATTAACACTAGTTGTCAAAGGAGAAATTAACATGTCTTAGTGGACCTGATTTGAATATCGATTACTATGAAATTTATTCGATTTTTGTTTAAAGTAAATCACCCAATTTCAACCAAACTTTCTGGCTTTCCTAGGTTCGCCAATCATTAACGCATATGCTTTGATTTGAGCATTTAAGCACCCCCATTTCTATAGCCAACGAATATTATCACCTCAATAAACTATATTTTGAACGTAAATTGATTTCGCATTATACATAGTTTTCATTTATTAAACCAAACTAAAGAAAAAAAGGCATCATTGtattaatatataaacaaaacatgatatgaatatgcatttttaggtcatttttgTTCATATAAGTCCAACATAGATGATTTATCTATTATAATCTAAAGAAAACACGATATCATTAgtaatatataaacaaaatagaataagaatactcattttaaattatttttattcatataGTTTCATCATAGGTAAATCATTTACCCTATTTTACACTGATGAAATTCAACCACCGGCAGAAGACTAGAaggaattaattttttaaattagtcCAAAGTcggttttttttatgttaaattGAGCAATCCACAGATTTAGACAGAGATATTCGCTTTCACGAAAAGATTAAGATACAGTATTAAACAgtaatgtaataataataaattattcaaGAAAAAATACCAATACATGTTGCACGTATCTCTTATAAAGAATCATAAAAAGAAATCATTATAAGCAAACAATAATTGTTACAAACATTAGATTTAGCTACTAACCTAAATATATTTCCCAATCGTAGATTTGAACATCAAAGTCAGGATTTTCAGTAAGCAACTGCTTCAGTTTCTTTGCGGACTCGGCAGATTTAGCCAGCATCAGTGCGAATCCACCACCTCCAGCGCCAACAAGTTTGCATCCTTGGCAATACGGATCGGCAAATGCGAACAGCGCGTCGACAAATTCGTTGCTGCAGTATGGATCAAGCTCCTGATGCAGCCGCCACGCCTCCCGCATTACGTCCCCCAGCTCGCCTAGATCACGGTTCATTAAAGCTTCCCTTCCGACCTTTGCTAGTTCGACAAGGCGCCTGATGCTCGAGACGAGTAGGTTGTCACGTTGGAGATAGCGAATCACCACCTTCTGCAGGACTTGGTGAGCAAGTCGCAACTGCATCGTCAtatcaataaatatttcattggAGACAAGTTGGGAATGCCAACGAGGTATCTGTGATGTTCTCATACCTGACCAGTAAATACAACGAGAAGTCGTTGATGCAACTCTGTGATCAGTTGAGGTGGAGCGAGCAGAGGATTAACTTGAAGCCGCAATGG from Salvia splendens isolate huo1 chromosome 4, SspV2, whole genome shotgun sequence encodes the following:
- the LOC121798841 gene encoding auxin response factor 18-like isoform X2; the encoded protein is MFSLCFSVFGVGGDDLYTELWKACAGPLVDVPRVGERVYYFPQGHMEQLEASTNQELNQQIPHFNLPPKILCRVVYIQLKAEPETDEVYAQITLQPEPDQTEPTSPDPSPPDPPKPSVQSFCKILTASDTSTHGGFSVLRKHANECIPPLDMSQPTPTQDLVAKDLHGYEWRFKHIFRGQPRRHLLTTGWSMFVTSKRLAAGDCFVFLRGDNGELRVGIRHLARHQSSMPPSVISSQSMHLGVLATASHAITTQTLFVVYYKPRTSQFIIGLNKYLEAMKHGFSVGMRFKMRFEGEDSPERRFTGTITGFGDFSSQWTESAWRSLKVQWDEPATILRPDRVSLWEIEPFVASASVDASQPAMKIKRPRPLDLPLNETTTASAASPVWYQKSTTSLELSHLTSNSDVQSSEKQVFWPPKQKDHHCSLPSGSLSLFRESTNDNKNVLLHYALPNYHSPVSSGTSNCPDHIKRSETAPACRLFGFDLRNNSNKIPPPLETEAPFPRPSTIPDCDLPPKRPETDEKPGVDLLASSKERHDAQMEAHPNDTQGPQDYVSSSRTRIKVQMQGIAVGRGMDLSAFRGYDDLLEELESMFDIKGELRPRRKWEVVYTDNEGDMMLVGDDPWKEFCKMAKKICIYSSDEVKKMRPRCKLPISSSECEATTIISSESQPKLEA
- the LOC121798841 gene encoding auxin response factor 18-like isoform X1, whose product is MAHADGLISGGSHERGVGGDDLYTELWKACAGPLVDVPRVGERVYYFPQGHMEQLEASTNQELNQQIPHFNLPPKILCRVVYIQLKAEPETDEVYAQITLQPEPDQTEPTSPDPSPPDPPKPSVQSFCKILTASDTSTHGGFSVLRKHANECIPPLDMSQPTPTQDLVAKDLHGYEWRFKHIFRGQPRRHLLTTGWSMFVTSKRLAAGDCFVFLRGDNGELRVGIRHLARHQSSMPPSVISSQSMHLGVLATASHAITTQTLFVVYYKPRTSQFIIGLNKYLEAMKHGFSVGMRFKMRFEGEDSPERRFTGTITGFGDFSSQWTESAWRSLKVQWDEPATILRPDRVSLWEIEPFVASASVDASQPAMKIKRPRPLDLPLNETTTASAASPVWYQKSTTSLELSHLTSNSDVQSSEKQVFWPPKQKDHHCSLPSGSLSLFRESTNDNKNVLLHYALPNYHSPVSSGTSNCPDHIKRSETAPACRLFGFDLRNNSNKIPPPLETEAPFPRPSTIPDCDLPPKRPETDEKPGVDLLASSKERHDAQMEAHPNDTQGPQDYVSSSRTRIKVQMQGIAVGRGMDLSAFRGYDDLLEELESMFDIKGELRPRRKWEVVYTDNEGDMMLVGDDPWKEFCKMAKKICIYSSDEVKKMRPRCKLPISSSECEATTIISSESQPKLEA